The Suncus etruscus isolate mSunEtr1 chromosome 7, mSunEtr1.pri.cur, whole genome shotgun sequence genome includes a window with the following:
- the LOC126014429 gene encoding translation initiation factor IF-2-like gives MARGGGRAPRSPQPSPAATPGGAEAPTPPSPAQPGPAQPSPQAPPPARARRPTSRTAAPDWPGQARGGARADVGPAPEVGEASPDVAGGSRRGHIFLRGVHCTADAPDASVQPNFFLYT, from the exons ATGGCGCGGGGCGGGGGCCGCGCACCCCGCAGCCCGCAGCCGAGCCCCGCAGCGACGCCGGGAGGAGCCGAAGCGCCGACCCCGCCGAGCCcggcccagcccggcccggcccagcccAGCCCGCAGGCCCCGCCCCCAGCGCGCGCGCGGCGCCCGACGTCGCGGACCGCGGCGCCCGATTGGCCCGGACAGGCGCGGGGCGGGGCCAGAGCGGACGTTGGCCCCGCCCCGGAAGTCGGAGAGGCGAGCCCAGATGTGGCGGGCGGGTCCAGGAGAGGTCAC ATATTCCTTAGAGGCGTTCACTGCACTGCCGATGCACCTGATGCCAGCGTACAGCCTAATTTTTTCCTGTACACATAG